GATGTTGTGATGCCCGTTGCCTCTCTTTGGTACTTAAAAATGCAGAAAGAATGTAAACATGGGTGTTTTTGACATGTCCTGGCATATCCTCTAGTTTTTCTAAAAATTGCCATCCATCCATCTTAGGCATTACTAAATCTAAAAGTATAATATCTGGTAATTTGGAGTCACCCTCAACACTATCCGCCAAAACCTTAAGAGCAACTTCTGCACTATCAAAATCTATAACATTATAGGGTTTCCCCAACTGTACTATTCCGTAACGTGCTGCAAACAAAGACACAAGGTCATCATCTATAATCCAAACCGTCAGTGGGGTAACATTTTCAAATTCCATAGTGCCGCAAAATATAGTAAGAAAAATCCTTCAAATAAAGAAAAAATAACTTAAATATATAATAAAAATATATAAAATATTCATTTTCTCTTCATTTTCATGCTACACTTACCGCTTTATTAAGATATCTTCTAAAAGGAAGCATTTTTCTGTACACATCAATAACTTTCCTGTCAAAATTATCCATAAACACTTCATTTGTAGAAAATTCGTGTGCAACAGCAAACGTTTTATTTCTTAAAAGTTCAATATGCTGGTGCGTATTAGAAAAGCCTTTGGGTGCTTTTATAAGCTTAGAATCTTCATAAAGCCCTCCAAAAACTTTTTTGAACGATTTTCTGTCAATTATTTTCTGAAGTTCGTCACCATCATAATCTATGGCATCACGTATGCTTTTTAATGTTGTAGAATCCGGACGCCAAAAACCACCTGCCATAATACATCTCTCAATACCTATTTCAACATAAAAATCACCTGTAAAGGGCCGTTTGTCCAACCCAGCCCCAAAATGGTCCTTATAAATTGGTTTATTTGGATGAAACATTAAATTATTATTGATACGGTTTATTCCCTTTTTGCCCGGTGTATCATAGTATTCCTCATCTATACCGGCTAAGGTGACATTCATATGATCCAACCATTCTACAAACTCACTACGTACCTCTTTGTACCATTTGCGATTCGCATCCATCCACTCTTTAGAGTTATTGGAATTGAGTGCTTTTAAAAATTCTATAAGGTTGTTGAAATCCATTTAAAAACTATCATCAATATGTACCCTATTGTACGTTATATAATTTGATATAGATGTTATTCTTAAAAGCGATTATCACCGCCAACAATATCACCTAAAGTACCTAGAATACTACCCTCGCCTTTATCTTTACCTCCTCTGGGTATAGAAGCCAACACCCTTCCTGCAAGTCTACTGAATGGCAAGGACTGAATATAAACTGTTCCTGGCCCCCTAAGTGTAGCAAAGAATAGACCTTCGCCACCAAAAACCGTATTTTTTATACCTCCTACAAATTCAATATCATAATCTACGGTTTGGGAAAAACCAACAATACACCCCGTATCTACTTTGAGGACTTCACCAGCGGCAAGTTCCTTCTTCGCCAAAGTACCCCCCGCATGAACAAAGGCCATACCATCACCTTCCAATTTCTGCATTATAAAGCCTTCACCTCCAAAAAGGCCTCGCCCTAGTTTCTTTGAAAATTCAATTCCAACGGATACTCCTTGAGCGGCGCATAAAAAAGCATCTTTTTGGCAAATGAACTTGCCCTGCTTTTCGGATAAATCTATAGGTAGAATTTTTCCTGGATAAGGCGAAGCAAAACTGACAAGCTTTTTCCCCTGTCCTATATTCAAAAATGCGGTCATAAACAGGCTTTCTCCTGTAAGAATTCTTTTTCCAGCGGAAAAAATCTTTCCCAAAACTCCTGTATCTTGGTTAGACCCATCACCAAATATGGTGTCCATTTTAATATCAGATTCCATCATCATAAAACTTCCGGCCTCGGCAACAACAGCCTCTTGCGGGTCTAGTTCTATTTCTACATACTGCATTTCTTCTCCAAAAATCTGATAATCTATTTCGTGTGCGTTCATCTTTTTACGTTTTTTGTTGATGCTTGTTAGTTGACTTCTAGTGTAGAAATGTTACAAGAATAATTAAAAAATTACTATTTCTTCACCCGAACCGTCCACTCAAAATTAAAAGTAGACACCACTACTCCATCTTCGTTCACACCAACAGATTTCATCCAGAAAGCTTGCCCTTCTCCAGTAGCTATGGTTTTATCTATAGCCTCTTTTATAAGATGACCATCCTCACAAGTAAAGGTTATTTTTCCTGTTGCCTTTTTAGAAAAATTGGCATTGTTATTAGCCACAAGCATAGATATTTTCTTTCCGCTTTCTTTAATCTGAGTGATAACCATAGCGCCCGTACTCAACTCCGCGGCCATTCCTTGTACGGCCCAAAACATGCTTTTAAACGGATTTTGATTAAACCATTTGTGCTTTACTGTTACCACTGCCCTCTTTTCATCTATAGAACGTAAGCGTACGCCGCTCCACCATGCAGATGGTAATTTAAAGAATGTAAATGTGTTGAATTTGCCCGCAGATACTGCCATTGTCTTA
This genomic interval from Zobellia roscoffensis contains the following:
- a CDS encoding response regulator → MEFENVTPLTVWIIDDDLVSLFAARYGIVQLGKPYNVIDFDSAEVALKVLADSVEGDSKLPDIILLDLVMPKMDGWQFLEKLEDMPGHVKNTHVYILSAFLSTKERQRASQHPEVKGYFDKPISKRALSRIFGEKEEAQ
- a CDS encoding DUF2461 domain-containing protein; translated protein: MDFNNLIEFLKALNSNNSKEWMDANRKWYKEVRSEFVEWLDHMNVTLAGIDEEYYDTPGKKGINRINNNLMFHPNKPIYKDHFGAGLDKRPFTGDFYVEIGIERCIMAGGFWRPDSTTLKSIRDAIDYDGDELQKIIDRKSFKKVFGGLYEDSKLIKAPKGFSNTHQHIELLRNKTFAVAHEFSTNEVFMDNFDRKVIDVYRKMLPFRRYLNKAVSVA
- a CDS encoding TIGR00266 family protein produces the protein MNAHEIDYQIFGEEMQYVEIELDPQEAVVAEAGSFMMMESDIKMDTIFGDGSNQDTGVLGKIFSAGKRILTGESLFMTAFLNIGQGKKLVSFASPYPGKILPIDLSEKQGKFICQKDAFLCAAQGVSVGIEFSKKLGRGLFGGEGFIMQKLEGDGMAFVHAGGTLAKKELAAGEVLKVDTGCIVGFSQTVDYDIEFVGGIKNTVFGGEGLFFATLRGPGTVYIQSLPFSRLAGRVLASIPRGGKDKGEGSILGTLGDIVGGDNRF
- a CDS encoding DUF4442 domain-containing protein, which codes for MAVSAGKFNTFTFFKLPSAWWSGVRLRSIDEKRAVVTVKHKWFNQNPFKSMFWAVQGMAAELSTGAMVITQIKESGKKISMLVANNNANFSKKATGKITFTCEDGHLIKEAIDKTIATGEGQAFWMKSVGVNEDGVVVSTFNFEWTVRVKK